TCGGAAAAGGTTTCGAAAACAAACGAGTTGTACTTTGAGTTGAGCTTGctgaattttttagaattttttaaagatcagATAGGATTACtctatatttttagtttattggccatttttaaacatttttagaatgcttttatgtaattataaataatctattTTCTATCATAAGTAATCTACTAAGCCAAGATCTAGTTTTCTACAAAATCGTAGGATGATTCCTATTTTCCTTTCATGTTACTGATATCTTTCAAGTTCCGTATATCGATCGTGTTTCACAGTATTGTTAAGTActttaattcgtaatttccaTAAACAGCTATGATGACTAAAGATTCTGAATAATCTATAACACCCGGTTGAACTTCTATCAACTTCAATATAACCACGCTTCTTCCTAGAATTCCTCACTTCGCTATAACCATTTTCAAAGGAAACTTTTCGCTCGAGTTCTTTCAATGTTGTATCCATATGGCTACTGAAGTGTATAAAATGcagtgaaattataaaataatatagtttgTAACGTCGTTTACAGTAAGTAAAGTGCTCAGCTGGCTAGTAAAAAGGCACAAGGAAAGAGAATAGAACACGTGGAAAATAACAAAGGTAACGGGTGAGACTTCGATCGAAAGGCATACGCTTTCTGATCGAACGAGTTGCATGTCTCGCATATTAAATCTCCTTCTTCTTAAGCTATATTACTGTTAATTAGTTTTCCGTGAGTCCCTGTGCAATAGTCTAACTACTCACTAACCTGAAATTCAACAATGTAACGACCTATCGAAagtaatgtttatttaaaatggtcaaatgaaaattgcaTTGAATAACCTTAAAATTACCAAGGgggaaattaagaaatttttcaaaatagaCGTACTGATACCTCAACTcagtaaaaatttgaagattaattatgaaacataTGAATGAATATAAGAATGCTTGTTGCACAATATATTCAACTTTGGAGTActaatttttatggaaataattttgtatattatattcagCCTCTTCTGATTAGTAGGCTGCAGATTTATATTGGGAAATTTTTAAAGTGCAAAACTGCATATGCACATAATGTGCAAAatcatgtaaaatattctaattatagtacttgttgtaatatttagtagacgaaataaatttctaaatcttatttctttaactgtattcataaaagtacgaattataaatattcgtagtTCTTTGATCAACCTAAAACTAATCACCATTCACTAAACCCGCTTCCCAAAAACATTCTTCATTCATAATCCGCGTTGGTTCCAGGTTCAGAAAATGGTCGCGCTTCGGCGGACAGCGAGGACGAGGGCGGAGGATTGAGCGTCGCTGGTGAGGGCCACGACGCAACCGATACGATGTCCAGCAACGCATCCAGCAACGTTAGTCCCGGGGGATCCTTAGAAAACGGTCAAAGCACGTCAACAAGCGGATCCAATAACAATAAAGCCAGACGCAGACGAACAGCCTTCACTTCTGAACAGCTACTAGAACTCGAACGAGAATTTCACGCGAAGAAATATCTCAGTCTAACCGAAAGATCGCATATCGCTCACGCTCTAAAATTATCAGAGGTTCAGGTGAAGATCTGGTTCCAAAATCGGAGAGCCAAATGGAAAAGGGTGAAAGCAGGATTGAGCGGCGGAGGGGTTGGGTCTAATGCAAGCAACATGGCCACTGCTGGTACATCCAATAGACATAATGGAGTAGCTGGACAACATTCTGGAAATGGTACCAGGATCGTCGTGCCCATTCCAGTGCACGTTAGTCGATTGGCGGTGAGATCTCACCACCATCATTTGGAGAAATGCGCCAGGCCGCCTAGAGTTAGGCCAACGACGGATAGTCCTACGTCCAGCGCCTCGTCGTCGGTACTCGGAGACGCTCTTGGATTGGTCAATTCGTCCATCAACTTGAGCGGACAAGTGCAAAGTCCTCTGAGCAGCGGAGTTGGAATCGGAGTCGGTGTTGGACTAAGAGCGTTTACGGTACCCTCTCATCGAGGAGGACTCAGCTCTTCCGGCAGGTAGTGAAAGCTACGAAGTGAACTGTGAACGCGGGACTAATTGTAGATTCGTGGTGAGAATTGTAATCTTTGAGTATTTATGAGAAAGTTTAGTGATGAAAGAAGTGAGTTTTTGGAACAGATGGATGGTGTAGGTGGATATTTCATAACGATGGGTGATATTTGTGGAATTGTATGGTGGTCTGGTATCATTGTGTGAAGGTGAGTGGTGAGAAGGTAAAGATTCACTAGTagtgggaaatttaaaagtaaaactgCCGACGGTTTATAATTCGTTGTTCAAATAACTTGTATGTACCATTCTTACAAATGTGGTATATAATAGTAGTTCCTTAACAGCAAGATGCTATTTAGCTACAATGTTTTATCTTTAacagttttcaattttagatATCTACTAAATACGAGATTCAAAATTGAGGTgggaatttatattacaaattatgacttatatttttacatctaaTCATCTCTCTAGATCATCTTTCTCTCATCACTCAATTTCTGTATCATGATCCATCAAGTCATCTCAAAATCGTCTGATTTTCTATCATATCCAACGACAACAATAAATTGATCAActtgtaaatatacatacctATGTTAACAGGGAAGAATTATGTAAATAGCTTTCGCACAGACTGTATATCCCGTATACGGACCGTAGATCGTACTTGTAGATAATTTCTTTAAGTTTAAGCAAACCTCTGCTCCATCCCAGAAGCACTGTTACAACGATATCGATATTGATCGAGCGTGCGATTGCCGCAGCTGCATCAGGGATACGGAGCGGAAGAACAGCAAAAGTGTATATCAAGAAGGCAATAAAACGTGCGAATATCATGTGGAATATCATAGTGTATTCATGAATGTATACCATATCACAGATTCCTAACTTTTCCGCGTTAATTTTAGTATCGTTAAAGGTTCACAAAGAGACTTgctattttgcaatttttcacgaGTTATATATCGTACAAGATGGTTAAGAAGGcgcatttattattcattcgcGAGTTAAGACGCATGTACATTCTGTGCTTATTTCGAGTGGCCTTCAATAAGGATTACGGCGTGCTTTCATTCTTCTCAGAAAAAGTAGTTTGGAGGTAAGTGATCCATCTTCTACTGTTATGTCCATCGATTGTTTACAATAGAtgagtatattttttattaacaatggTGTGGATGAGTAATTCAATTGGTGCGGATTTATGGCATCATTTAATTTGTcgacagtaaaaaaaaaatagtaaatctTTCTTAAGTCCATTCTTTAAGAATTAGAAGGATTCATCACCCTTCTTAAACCAAACATAGCAATGGCATAAATTCTCTGATAAAACCAATCTttcttaaaaatgataaaattcaacttatgatttcaattataaaaaccACTAATACTTTATTACAGTGGTCGATGTAAACAAttaactaaaaaaatatacgcCTTATTCATAGAATTCTTggagaaaattaaacattcCCTTATTCGGCAAGAAAGATGTTCCCTAATTCACTAAAGGAAAGTATCTCCGTTGATATAGTTACAATGAAAGATTACGAACTACCCAACGCTACATCTGTCAAACTGCCAAGGAATTCTTTCCAAGAATCTACCCAAAGATTCTCGTGCTCGTCTTTTCGTTGCCTTTAGACCTCTGGGCAAATTAGCTAGGTTCACGAAACCTCAATGCATATCGAGAAGCGGTTAGGTTGCACGGCCAAAAGTGGCATATGGGGTCACGCCTACGAGGCGTTCACTGAAGGTGAGCATGGGGTCCGGCTTTTTCCATGGGTCCCCTCGAAAGACGAGCCAGCACGCGCCGCAGCCTGCGAAAATACGCGCGTTGAACCCCGCCCGTGGTGTGCAGCCTGCAATTTTCCACGTCAAGGTGATCCCATGGGAGACACTGATCTCGTTTGGGAACCGACAAAAGCCACCCCTTCGGGGAATCTAGCTCGACGTAATTGTCAAAACAACTCGAAAATCGATTACGAAGGCGATTCGAAAAAGTACAATGACACTGATTTGTAGATGGAAGAGGTCGTATGTGAGGTAAAGTGAAGTTTCTGGAAATAAAATTggtacgttataaggttaaGATTGGTAATTCTCCGTGTGTTATCTAGACAGggataattttctataagaaTTAAGGAGTAGAtgtaatttttgcattttgtttaaattgtagaatacaaatataaatactgaaatctgttttttttttatatcattgcAATTTCCTTATTGGATATTTCCTTCCGTATTAAATTACTAACCCTTAATTGATATTCTTGAATCATAGATGATCCACGCGTTAGCCTAGACttgaatttgtttaattaatttagagTTTTAGCTCAATTTGTACTGTATATGctacgttataaatattatgaattcactagaaatttaataagattcttaatttaaaacgcaatgattttaaaatatttgatgtatatcattttaatatcacgTCACACAATATATGATAGTTGCATTAAAGCGAAAATCGTTTATGTTACTTATCATCAGCAAACGAGATTGAATTTTGACATGCCTTTTATCAAAATGCAAACGATACGTAGCTTATGCAACGCCTAATCGATCAACATTTGCGACTACACGAATATCAATACGTTCGTGCATCTCACGCGCATTAAAGTAGGAAGTGGATCGGGTAGAATCATGCAGTGACTTCGGCTTGGGGCGTTACGTCGGGGGAAAGAAATTATGGGACACAATAGAGTAGGGTTCAAAGTGCACAGGGTATCAGTTTAGCGTGCGGAAAGTATCATAGCTGTAATTTTCTTGCTGCGCCCTAATATTTGCACGGTGACAATTCTAATTCGATATTTGAATAACAAATGAAGCTTGTGCGGGAGATATAGAAGTAAATTAACAACATGCTTTTTCTATATGTATTCTTGAAGCGTATTTAGGtacttaaattattagaagaaatGCGATATTGCCAGATTTAACCTCTTCATGTAATAAACTATAGTATTCTTTATACAAGGCACGTATTTcccaataaatatatagaaacgaaacaaagtaTTGGactatttacgatataataggATTAACTGCAAGAGTTAACTTCGTCCTCTATTTTTGACGAGAAGAAATCGTTACTTATTGCTACTTTTTCTTACTCCAATTAATACCAAAACTACTAGAACGATCGAAGCGATCAATAGCAAACAATTAGTACACAGTATAAGCCATCGCAGTATAAGCCATCTTGGACATATAATAtgtgttaaatatattactactGACTTAGtacttttctcatttttgctAAATCTATACGTGtactaaatatcttataacttctacaaaaattatcagatttgtttcaaacctTAGCggtatgtataattattatagacGAGTCTCAATGAAgctgcaaatgaaatttcacaatgTTCCCTGTAACggacataatatattcataaaaattgtctgcaagtgttcaaatattttcgtgaaccACTGTATACATTGGAACGGAAGAAGCAACGTGGTCTAGAAAGTAAACGAGGATGATGCACGTCGCGGAACGAGAAAGATCGTTCGGACGAGGGGTTGCAAGGTCTTGAGCCAGGCTAGCTATAGTTATATACAGTGCTCACAATGGCAACGGCAGAGTGCATTACGGTTAATACACGAAGGACCGCGGTCGTTTAGCCGAGGATCTCGGCAGTTACCGCTTCGCAAAGGATAAATCATCTCGTGATTTCAACCACGCCTACCGTAGGACAGAGAAGCGGCTCCCCCAGAGCGTAACGTACGGCCTAGACGTTCTCTATACtactctctcttctctctccttctttctctctctttctctgtctctttttctctgttataTGCCGCTCGATGAAAACGCCGCTTCCGAAAGCGGAAAACTAATAATCCTCCGCCGCGGATATCCGTTCTGGAACAGGCACTAGCATGGAATCGAATATATTGATAGCCCAGTTGTGGATGTTTTCGCCTGTCTACTGGAAATTTGGCTTCGAAATCACCACCAACGATTATCTCACTATTCCACGAGTTTCAGTGAGGAATATCACAACGTTTAGCTATTACTggatttttattccattatgATGTTGTTACGTATGTCGAATGGACTTGGCAAAGAATTTAGATTCGGCTATAAAGAAGTAGAGGTTTGTTTCTGTTGACTAGGAATGTTAGTTCAATCTAGCGACGAATGCTTCGTAAGATTTTGCAGTAAATAAACATCTATTAGGGCCATTTTGGACAAACATTTACCAaccaataatattaataaattgatgagCTTTTTACAAGTTATAGATTGTAGGCTTTTCCTTTacaattgtacaattttgCATGAAGTAGAATACTCGAATTGTA
The nucleotide sequence above comes from Bombus pyrosoma isolate SC7728 linkage group LG1, ASM1482585v1, whole genome shotgun sequence. Encoded proteins:
- the LOC122577744 gene encoding homeobox protein unplugged; translated protein: MDSNVEETELDVGSASDELESSIGESKLPRRPTPKPFTIESLIGNCGTQKGSCEPGTQGEKTNENEEDSDRDREYLYQRHYLATAAASALPPGFGVPLGLYGAWLPMRMYGSGGASGVPMLPAHTSASYPSHQDLYQNRLSQHLGPGTNHLQGAAYPTACQRGLNHRGSTSFTDSEDDGSIDSPASPAHDLSKSRHGSENGRASADSEDEGGGLSVAGEGHDATDTMSSNASSNVSPGGSLENGQSTSTSGSNNNKARRRRTAFTSEQLLELEREFHAKKYLSLTERSHIAHALKLSEVQVKIWFQNRRAKWKRVKAGLSGGGVGSNASNMATAGTSNRHNGVAGQHSGNGTRIVVPIPVHVSRLAVRSHHHHLEKCARPPRVRPTTDSPTSSASSSVLGDALGLVNSSINLSGQVQSPLSSGVGIGVGVGLRAFTVPSHRGGLSSSGR